From Halococcus saccharolyticus DSM 5350, the proteins below share one genomic window:
- a CDS encoding DNA N-glycosylase, whose product METGMIDLDSLAGGIDLQATLESGQSFCWHREDGRTYERSAVSGGSAWYTTVLPREFSGEHEVVRVRQTDGGLEWQ is encoded by the coding sequence ATGGAAACCGGGATGATCGATCTCGACAGCCTCGCGGGCGGGATCGACCTTCAGGCGACGCTCGAAAGCGGTCAGTCCTTTTGCTGGCACCGCGAGGACGGTCGAACGTACGAGCGTTCGGCGGTCTCCGGTGGGTCGGCGTGGTACACGACCGTGCTCCCGAGGGAGTTTTCCGGCGAACACGAAGTCGTCCGCGTGCGACAGACCGACGGTGGCTTGGAGTGGCAGG